Within Cucumis melo cultivar AY chromosome 4, USDA_Cmelo_AY_1.0, whole genome shotgun sequence, the genomic segment AAATTATACTAAAATTTAAGATTATATCGTATCTTATAgttaataaaatctaaatttttactataaatatttcaatagttTTAGTGTTTATAATAGTTGATTTATACCAATTTTAATAGAAAAGTGAAGTTGAATTTTCTAAGCCGAACATATTTAACTCAAAACTTAGGTAACTTAATTCGGCTCCTTAAACACATTGGTATGGAGGAGATATTTCAAAGAAATGTTAAGGAGTATGAAAAGGGACATAGTGGGTGGGACCAGATTGAAAATGGAGGGTGTAGATTAAATATAAATACCATCTATACTTCTACACACTCACACGAGATTTCTCCTCTTAAACCACCACTCCCCATTCAACACAAACGCtatttcctttcttcttcttcttcttcttcgccGCCCGGAACAGCCATGGCCTACGACTGCGAGAAGCACTGCAAGAAGAAACGCAAGAAGCTCATCAAACTAATCGGCGCAATCATCGGCATCTTCATCTTCCTCGTCCTCCTCACCATCCTCATCGTCTGGGCAGTCCTCCGTCCCACCAAACCCACTTTCTTCCTTCAAGACGTCACCGTCTACGCCTTCAACGCCACCGTCCCCAGTTTCCTCACCTCCAATTTCCTCCTCACTATCTCCTCTCGCAACCCAAACCGCCGAATCGGAATCTACTACGACGAACTCCACGTCTATGCCATCTACCGAAACCAACAGATCACTCTCCGGACCATCATCCCTCGCTTCTACCAAGGCCATAAGGACGTCAACGTATGGTCCCCTTTCGTCTCCGGCACCTCCGTGCCGGTCGCGCCCTTCATCAGTTCGGCGCTGAATCAGGACAGGAACGCCGGAGCACTGATGATCCTGGTCAAAATTGACGGCAAGGTTCGATGGAAGGTCGGAAGCTTCATAACTGGGCGGTACCAATTCCACGCGAACTGCCCGGTGGTGATAAACTTCGGTGCGTATCCGGCGAACGGAGACGGGTCGATGGTTCAGTATAACGTGAAGTACCAAGTGGTTCAGAGATGCGACGTTAGCGTTTGAGTTTTTCTAGAAAAGCTAAAATTGGCTAAAAATATAAACGCCGTTAGTTAACGGTTTGTTTCATTTGGGTAAATGTGTTTTCGTGTTGAATTTATTGTTAATATTGGAAAGTGTATACAAAAAGGCACGAGCGGGTGTCGGAAAGGAagcaaaagaaaaggaaggattAGCCAAAAAGAAATGTGTTTAataaatgagattaattagtgGCAATGTTTGTTAATTATTCACTCATTTAGTGTccatttcttttgtttcttccTACCATTTATCATTTATTACCATTGCTATTTTCTGTACCCATTTATTTCTGGAAATATATTTATACATTTTTCCTATTATAatatgtaaatagtttcaatttttttttaaaatcacttGTATGTTGAGTTTTTGAGTTAGGATGAAGTTGGTGAACATTGTAGAAAATTATGGATTGGACAGTTTAAAAATTTGGAACTAAAATATtgatttaaccaaaaaaaatgAGGTAAAGGACCTTTTGGTGAGACGTCATTCTCACATTCCTCAGTTTTGGAATGCTAAATTCAATACATCAACACAATTTTCAACTCTCTTGggctaaaataaattaagacaTAGGAATTTAATGTACCTTTTATTATGCAGCCTATGAAATATAGATAGAGACATTTaatactaaattaaatattctGAATACAAACAAATATGTGTATTTACCACAAAATTAATCAGTAGCTCAAACTCTCTACCTTCCCCTTTATACTATAACTAAAGCTTAGGCAATGAATAGTATTTTCATATGAAAAAGCACACTTAAATCTAAGGGTGAGCGGCAGGCGATCGAGGTCGGTTTTCCAACCAAATCGTCCCCGAACTGACTACAAATCggtatatatattacaaaaccGACTTCTGCCACTGTTTCCAACAAAACCGGTTGGTCCGATAGTCGGTcggttttggttttttttttcttccttctttcttttttcctttttaggtttcttattttcttttctttttctccgtttcttttttttcctttgttttttgAAATGTGAAATATATAGATTCAATTCCTATTTTTTCTTTGCACTTTGAATTTCCTTTTACAAATATTATATGGTTTATGGTTGGAGAAAAATTTTCTTTGATAGacgattttaaaatttaagaattgcattattttttttttatttctctttttaaacctAAAGTTATaattatacaatatatataaaagtacaTGGGTCGGTTCAAATCGACCGATCAACCTCTCGGTTTTTTAGTTTCTAAAATCGAAACCCGACCGTCGATTGTACTATTGCGATCGCCCATCTTCGTTTCGTTCGGTTTCGGTCGTTTGTTTCAGTTTTTCGACCCACTACCCCCTACTTAATTCAAtcgttttaaaatatttgattcGTTTTAACCTTAAATAAACCAAATGATCAAGTAACTTTCTTTACTATGAcgaaaactaaaaactaaatagaagAATCTCACGTTATCAACCATTAATTTAATATCACACCTAATATCAtacggaaaaaaaaaacaataaatacaAAAGACCAATTATCTATAAGAACTttacaaaagaaatttaggTTGATAGCATGAAGAGGATCGGATTCCACTTTTGATATAGTGCACTGCAATATCTTAATTAAAATGGTTcaatattctatagaataaaaATCATGAGGTAGATGAACtttttaaatttactttttaattCATAAAGTTAAATATAGCATAATTCATTGAAGTGATGATAACcctataaataataaaaatataaattttccCTAAACAAACTTAATTACacacataatatatatacactatTTAAAAAAGAGTGCTAAGTTAAAGAagcaaattaaataattaaaagtgaAGTGTTACATAGAAGCTTCATATCCAAAACAAACAATAATGTGTATGGAAAGGAAATGTGGGGTTCCATCTTCCACATGAAAAATGGGTGGTGGTCAATTTTTTCATCAAAGCATCTGTCCCTTTCCTAAGTTTTAGACTAtaggaaaaacaaaacaaaacaaaacttagaaattaaaaagaaacatCCCATTAACCTAAGCTTTACACATAATGCCCTTTTTGCTTATTTCAATCTCTTTGTTCTTTCCCAATGTTATTAATTATAAAGTTGGGTAAACTTTATCAAATATCAATGGATGCATTCTCCATTCCCAAATTTTCTTGTCCCCACTTCTTATGGAAATTTAATATATCTTTTATTATGTACTAAAGTTAGAGTGGGTTTGTCTCATTTAATCATTTTGCACCCTTGAGGCCTtgtcaaattaacttaaatatcattttgattttaaattaaatgttGTGGTTGTTTGGGATGGATTGCATTTAGAATGAGTTTTTATTATATCGAAGATCAACACGATAAGATATTCGGAGTATTGTTTTGTTGCGCTTATTTGTTAATAGAATATTTAAATCTTTTTCCTTTCCATGAAGTGAAGAGAAAATCTTTTTATTCTTGAAAAAGTGAAGAGTAGTTTGTGAGAAGGGGAGCtgttatatattttctttttagatgTTGGGGAAttgtttataaataataataataataataactatttaCAGAATATACtagaaaaatttaaataagttttgatatatatatatatatatatatatattaaaagatatattttctaaaatgaaAAACGGTTTTAAAGAaggaataaaaacaaaaaacttccTACATCGAATATGTTCTTtattaatttagaaaaagaccgacaaaaatttaattatgattttaGTGGAAAATGCTTTAAGTCGAAGActgaaaaaaatggaaatggcATTATGATTTTACCTTTTCATTGGAACCAAagtgattccaattttttttttttggtataatGAAAAAGTTGACTtcaattcattttattttatcttttcaGTACAGAATGATTTGGATAATGGCTTCTTAAAGCCTAGGCCCAAAACTAGCCATGTCCAGTGTAATACGGGCCGGATTACGGCCCATGTTTAATTCCTTTCTCTTCGACATTCATTTCCTTTTATaacctttattattattattttttcattaaTATGATGAAGAGATTAGTATAGGGTATATTTGTTATTGTCATCATAATATTCATATAATGCTCAAACtaaactaaaatttgaaaaatactcAATCCCAATGGTTGAAGTAATGTCCAAATTAAATACCATAGGTTAATATGCAGTTGAAATCAAACAAGTTTAAAACTATTGGTTAAAGATCTCGTGATTAGTTTAGTTTTGAATAATATTAATGCTAAGATCTTTTACAAACTCATAAATTTGATGGAAATTCCTCCAATGAAAGTAATTACTTTTAAGTTTATGATAAGGTTTGATAAAATTGGTTGCTAATCATTGAATTAATGGAGGGACAAACAAAAggctatttttcaaaaaaaaattcttttcttcatttaagATATAGCCATGTTTGGAGAGTCTCTTAACGTTGTTTGACGGCCAAATGCCAATGAAATTAGTGAAatcacttttatttttcaatctaCACTCATTGCTATTAAAAAAACATACTTAGACATTTAGAATTTGTTTGAGACATAGAAAAATACATATTGCAAAAGACCAAAGTGATTAGtggtatttgatacaaacattCATATATTTAAGTAAGGGAACAAAAGAGTGTGAAAGTTAAAAAGGTTGATAGTACAATTCATGTTATTTCATTATTGAGCGGGAATGATGTATTCATGAAAGTACACGGTTGACCTAAGTTGTCCTGATTAGATTTCAAAATTGCTATAAGATAATCTAGCCTTAATGGAGGCCGAAATATTTCCCTAGGCCCATTTTGGTTTGAGTGTGTGATGCTTAGGACATGTCCCATTAGCTATTTCAACACTAGGGTATCAAGATTGAACATATTGATTTGAACAAAGAAacaaattaactttttttttctaggCCAAAACCTTGTTATTTTATCGACCTTATTGTTTTTGTCCCTACTTTATATCTATTTTATCATTTGGTCCAAAATCATCTATAAAGtacataattataataaaattagacatcttatttatttatttataatttttcattaGAGACAAAATTCTATAAAAGTagcaaaaataattttattcttTACAATTTTATGTTAGGTGAAAATAAAGTAATTAATAGTTAGAGAAGGAAATGATGATGATTATATCTATGGGTATGAATTTTTTCTTGAGtggttttaaaaagtaaatcAAACACAAAAGTTTATGTTAAAGAAGCAATACCGCATCATCATAAAGATAGGGTGAATGAAATTTATCCTTATCATCATGGGGTATGGTGACAATGTTTTCTTATATATagattataattttttttcctttctttattgtGTCTTgagatttaaaataaaaaaaaattaaaattatagacAAATACAAAATCcattatacaaaaaaaaaaaaaaaaaacgaaaaagaaaTGAA encodes:
- the LOC103486673 gene encoding NDR1/HIN1-like protein 1, with translation MEEIFQRNVKEYEKGHSGWDQIENGGCRLNINTIYTSTHSHEISPLKPPLPIQHKRYFLSSSSSSSPPGTAMAYDCEKHCKKKRKKLIKLIGAIIGIFIFLVLLTILIVWAVLRPTKPTFFLQDVTVYAFNATVPSFLTSNFLLTISSRNPNRRIGIYYDELHVYAIYRNQQITLRTIIPRFYQGHKDVNVWSPFVSGTSVPVAPFISSALNQDRNAGALMILVKIDGKVRWKVGSFITGRYQFHANCPVVINFGAYPANGDGSMVQYNVKYQVVQRCDVSV